One genomic region from Gossypium hirsutum isolate 1008001.06 chromosome D13, Gossypium_hirsutum_v2.1, whole genome shotgun sequence encodes:
- the LOC107893784 gene encoding ras-related protein RAB1BV isoform X3 — protein MAAPPARARADYDYLIKLLLIGDSGVGKSCLLLRFSDGSFTTSFITTIGIDFKIRTIELDGKRIKLQIWDTAGQERFRTITTAYYRGAMGILLVYDVTDESSFNNIRNWIRNIEQHASDNVNKVLVGNKADMDESKRAVPTSKGQALADEYGIKFFETPGTLSKDLQIVTPRLSQTQSKLTNKIRQQGMQQMLQNQVAAVELRSMMSSEGCLYHFDIWS, from the exons ATGGCTGCTCCACCTGCAAGAGCTCGAGCCGATTACGACTACCTCATAAAGCTCCTTTTGATCGGCGACAGCG GTGTGGGTAAGAGTTGCCTCCTTTTGCGTTTTTCAGATGGCTCATTTACTACAAGTTTTATCACAACCATCGG GATTGACTTTAAGATCAGGACTATAGAGCTTGATGGCAAACGGATCAAACTCCAAATTTGGGATACTGCTGGGCAAGAGCGGTTTCGTACAATTACAACTG CTTACTACCGTGGAGCTATGGGTATTTTGCTTGTTTATGATGTGACTGATGAGTCATCTTTCAATA ACATTAGAAATTGGATTCGTAATATTGAACAACATGCATCTGATAATGTCAACAAGGTTCTGGTGGGTAATAAGGCTGACATGGATGAAAGCAAAAGG GCTGTCCCTACTTCGAAGGGCCAAGCTCTCGCTGATGAATATGGCATCAAGTTCTTTGAGACT CCAGGGACATTAAGCAAAGACTTGCAGATAGTGACTCCAAGGCTGAG CCAAACACAATCAAAATTAACCAACAAGATCAGGCAGCAGGGGATGCAGCAAATGCTCCAAAATCAGGTTGCTGCGGTTGAGCTACGATCGATGATGAGCTCTGAAGG TTGCCTCTACCATTTTGACATTTGGAGTTGA
- the LOC107893784 gene encoding ras-related protein RAB1BV isoform X1: MAAPPARARADYDYLIKLLLIGDSGVGKSCLLLRFSDGSFTTSFITTIGIDFKIRTIELDGKRIKLQIWDTAGQERFRTITTAYYRGAMGILLVYDVTDESSFNNIRNWIRNIEQHASDNVNKVLVGNKADMDESKRAVPTSKGQALADEYGIKFFETPGTLSKDLQIVTPRLSQTQSKLTNKIRQQGMQQMLQNQVAAVELRSMMSSEGYIFFSSELFEFGKTVTTFFQFVISSYLFCIYYSFGLKC, encoded by the exons ATGGCTGCTCCACCTGCAAGAGCTCGAGCCGATTACGACTACCTCATAAAGCTCCTTTTGATCGGCGACAGCG GTGTGGGTAAGAGTTGCCTCCTTTTGCGTTTTTCAGATGGCTCATTTACTACAAGTTTTATCACAACCATCGG GATTGACTTTAAGATCAGGACTATAGAGCTTGATGGCAAACGGATCAAACTCCAAATTTGGGATACTGCTGGGCAAGAGCGGTTTCGTACAATTACAACTG CTTACTACCGTGGAGCTATGGGTATTTTGCTTGTTTATGATGTGACTGATGAGTCATCTTTCAATA ACATTAGAAATTGGATTCGTAATATTGAACAACATGCATCTGATAATGTCAACAAGGTTCTGGTGGGTAATAAGGCTGACATGGATGAAAGCAAAAGG GCTGTCCCTACTTCGAAGGGCCAAGCTCTCGCTGATGAATATGGCATCAAGTTCTTTGAGACT CCAGGGACATTAAGCAAAGACTTGCAGATAGTGACTCCAAGGCTGAG CCAAACACAATCAAAATTAACCAACAAGATCAGGCAGCAGGGGATGCAGCAAATGCTCCAAAATCAGGTTGCTGCGGTTGAGCTACGATCGATGATGAGCTCTGAAGGGTATATTTTCTTCTCTAGTGAGCTCTTTGAATTTGGGAAAACTGTAACTACATTCTTCCAGTTTGTAATTTCTTCTTATCTATTTTGCATCTATTACTCTTTCGGTCTGAAATGTTAG
- the LOC107893784 gene encoding ras-related protein RABE1c isoform X4 — protein sequence MAAPPARARADYDYLIKLLLIGDSGVGKSCLLLRFSDGSFTTSFITTIGIDFKIRTIELDGKRIKLQIWDTAGQERFRTITTAYYRGAMGILLVYDVTDESSFNNIRNWIRNIEQHASDNVNKVLVGNKADMDESKRAVPTSKGQALADEYGIKFFETPTNAKTNLNVEEVFFSIARDIKQRLADSDSKAEPNTIKINQQDQAAGDAANAPKSGCCG from the exons ATGGCTGCTCCACCTGCAAGAGCTCGAGCCGATTACGACTACCTCATAAAGCTCCTTTTGATCGGCGACAGCG GTGTGGGTAAGAGTTGCCTCCTTTTGCGTTTTTCAGATGGCTCATTTACTACAAGTTTTATCACAACCATCGG GATTGACTTTAAGATCAGGACTATAGAGCTTGATGGCAAACGGATCAAACTCCAAATTTGGGATACTGCTGGGCAAGAGCGGTTTCGTACAATTACAACTG CTTACTACCGTGGAGCTATGGGTATTTTGCTTGTTTATGATGTGACTGATGAGTCATCTTTCAATA ACATTAGAAATTGGATTCGTAATATTGAACAACATGCATCTGATAATGTCAACAAGGTTCTGGTGGGTAATAAGGCTGACATGGATGAAAGCAAAAGG GCTGTCCCTACTTCGAAGGGCCAAGCTCTCGCTGATGAATATGGCATCAAGTTCTTTGAGACT CCAACCAATGCAAAAACAAACTTAAATGTGGAGGAGGTTTTCTTTTCAATAGCCAGGGACATTAAGCAAAGACTTGCAGATAGTGACTCCAAGGCTGAG CCAAACACAATCAAAATTAACCAACAAGATCAGGCAGCAGGGGATGCAGCAAATGCTCCAAAATCAGGTTGCTGCGGTTGA
- the LOC107893784 gene encoding ras-related protein RAB1BV isoform X2, giving the protein MAAPPARARADYDYLIKLLLIGDSGVGKSCLLLRFSDGSFTTSFITTIGIDFKIRTIELDGKRIKLQIWDTAGQERFRTITTAYYRGAMGILLVYDVTDESSFNNIRNWIRNIEQHASDNVNKVLVGNKADMDESKRAVPTSKGQALADEYGIKFFETPGTLSKDLQIVTPRLSQTQSKLTNKIRQQGMQQMLQNQVAAVELRSMMSSEGSLISCEINYFCKLPLPF; this is encoded by the exons ATGGCTGCTCCACCTGCAAGAGCTCGAGCCGATTACGACTACCTCATAAAGCTCCTTTTGATCGGCGACAGCG GTGTGGGTAAGAGTTGCCTCCTTTTGCGTTTTTCAGATGGCTCATTTACTACAAGTTTTATCACAACCATCGG GATTGACTTTAAGATCAGGACTATAGAGCTTGATGGCAAACGGATCAAACTCCAAATTTGGGATACTGCTGGGCAAGAGCGGTTTCGTACAATTACAACTG CTTACTACCGTGGAGCTATGGGTATTTTGCTTGTTTATGATGTGACTGATGAGTCATCTTTCAATA ACATTAGAAATTGGATTCGTAATATTGAACAACATGCATCTGATAATGTCAACAAGGTTCTGGTGGGTAATAAGGCTGACATGGATGAAAGCAAAAGG GCTGTCCCTACTTCGAAGGGCCAAGCTCTCGCTGATGAATATGGCATCAAGTTCTTTGAGACT CCAGGGACATTAAGCAAAGACTTGCAGATAGTGACTCCAAGGCTGAG CCAAACACAATCAAAATTAACCAACAAGATCAGGCAGCAGGGGATGCAGCAAATGCTCCAAAATCAGGTTGCTGCGGTTGAGCTACGATCGATGATGAGCTCTGAAGG ATCCCTGATATCCTgcgaaattaattatttttgcaaGTTGCCTCTACCATTTTGA
- the LOC107893783 gene encoding uncharacterized protein isoform X1, giving the protein MSFQNQGIWMTKGAGCLNDGEMVYDTSSRIEPKRSHQWFMDGSETDIFPNKKQAVGVSTTNFFSGILNSNLSPWGNASGFHSISGQFAERLFDTESARAVNFDDRSMPSVSSEKVVMGRKLNEDIFTNDSSFCLSMSHTLEDPRSGLNLGGIRKVKVSEVKDSENIMSASMGYVFNGVDNTSVSNDHAYNKVEDGIMPMGSSYNKGDPIGDTYERENNVFMSMGQSYNKSEDNNALAMSNTFNKGENTFISMGQTYMTDDSSVTVCQTYGKGDDSTISISQSYKMGDNYNLSIGQSYSRGESTIISFGGSNDDDDTNPPGRIVSGYNLLMGQSSVQRSNASSEKASISNNIIASGAEVPRKKDEQKTSKKLTSNNFPSNVRSLLSTGMLDGVPVKYIAWSQEKELHGVIKSSGYQCGCQTCNFSKVINAYEFERHAGCKTKHPNNHIYFENGKTIYGIVQELRSTPQNMLFDVIQTITGSPINQKCFRIWKDSFLAATLELQRIYGKDEMKQLS; this is encoded by the exons atg TCTTTCCAGAATCAAGGCATTTGGATGACGAAAGGAGCTGGGTGTTTAAACGATGGTGAGATGGTGTATGATACTTCATCTAGAATTGAGCCCAAGCGTTCTCATCAATGGTTTATGGATGGTTCCGAGACAGATATATTTCCTAACAAGAAGCAGGCGGTTGGAGTTTCAACTACCAACTTTTTTTCTGGAATCTTGAATTCAAACCTGTCTCCATGGGGAAATGCATCTGGTTTTCATTCAATCTCGGGGCAGTTTGCTGAACGGTTATTCGACACCGAATCAGCTCGAGCTGTGAATTTTGATGATCGAAGCATGCCATCAGTTAGCAGTGAGAAAGTTGTCATGGGGAGAAAGCTTAATGAAGATATATTTACAAATGATTCTTCATTCTGTTTATCTATGTCTCATACACTAGAAGATCCTAGATCTGGGTTAAACCTTGGTGGGATTAGGAAGGTAAAAGTCAGCGAGGTTAAGGATTCGGAGAATATCATGTCTGCATCAATGGGATATGTGTTTAATGGGGTTGATAATACCTCTGTGTCAAATGATCATGCATACAACAAGGTGGAAGATGGTATTATGCCGATGGGTTCTTCTTATAACAAAGGGGATCCTATTGGTGACACCTATGAAAGGGAGAATAATGTTTTCATGTCTATGGGACAATCCTATAACAAAAGTGAGGATAATAATGCACTTGCAATGAGCAATACCTTCAATAAGGGTGAAAACACTTTCATATCCATGGGTCAAACATACATGACAGATGATAGTTCTGTAACTGTGTGTCAGACCTATGGTAAAGGAGATGACAGTACCATATCTATCAGTCAAAGCTACAAGATGGGTGACAACTATAATTTGTCAATTGGTCAGTCCTATAGTAGGGGTGAGAGTACTATTATATCATTTGGTGGctctaatgatgatgatgatacaaATCCGCCAGGAAGGATTGTATCAGGCTATAATTTATTGATGGGTCAGTCTTCTGTCCAAAGATCCAATGCTTCTAGTGAAAAAGCGTCTATATCCAATAATATTATTGCCTCTGGAGCTGAAGTTCCTAGGAAGAAAGATGAGCAGAAAACATCCAAAAAACTTACTTCAAATAACTTCCCATCAAATGTTAGAAGTTTGCTGTCAACTGGTATGCTTGATGGAGTTCCCGTTAAATATATTGCATGGTCACAGGAG AAGGAGCTCCACGGTGTTATAAAGAGTTCGGGATATCAATGTGGCTGTCAGACATGCAATTTTTCTAAG GTGATCAATGCATATGAATTTGAGCGGCATGCTGGTTGCAAAACAAAGCATCCAAATAATCACATATACTTTGAGAATGGGAAGACCATTTATGGGATTGTCCAAGAGCTTAGAAGCACACCTCAGAATATGTTGTTCGATGTTATTCAGACAATAACCGGCTCGCCTATTAACCAGAAGTGCTTCCGGATTTGGAAAG ATTCGTTTTTAGCTGCCACTCTTGAACTTCAGCGTATATATGGGAAGGATGAAATGAAACAATTGTCATAA
- the LOC107893783 gene encoding uncharacterized protein isoform X2, with translation MSFQNQGIWMTKGAGCLNDGEMVYDTSSRIEPKRSHQWFMDGSETDIFPNKKQAVGVSTTNFFSGILNSNLSPWGNASGFHSISGQFAERLFDTESARAVNFDDRSMPSVSSEKVVMGRKLNEDIFTNDSSFCLSMSHTLEDPRSGLNLGGIRKVKVSEVKDSENIMSASMGYVFNGVDNTSVSNDHAYNKVEDGIMPMGSSYNKGDPIGDTYERENNVFMSMGQSYNKSEDNNALAMSNTFNKGENTFISMGQTYMTDDSSVTVCQTYGKGDDSTISISQSYKMGDNYNLSIGQSYSRGESTIISFGGSNDDDDTNPPGRIVSGYNLLMGQSSVQRSNASSEKASISNNIIASGAEVPRKKDEQKTSKKLTSNNFPSNVRSLLSTGMLDGVPVKYIAWSQEKELHGVIKSSGYQCGCQTCNFSKVINAYEFERHAGCKTKHPNNHIYFENGKTIYGIVQELRSTPQNMLFDVIQTITGSPINQKCFRIWKGDIRF, from the exons atg TCTTTCCAGAATCAAGGCATTTGGATGACGAAAGGAGCTGGGTGTTTAAACGATGGTGAGATGGTGTATGATACTTCATCTAGAATTGAGCCCAAGCGTTCTCATCAATGGTTTATGGATGGTTCCGAGACAGATATATTTCCTAACAAGAAGCAGGCGGTTGGAGTTTCAACTACCAACTTTTTTTCTGGAATCTTGAATTCAAACCTGTCTCCATGGGGAAATGCATCTGGTTTTCATTCAATCTCGGGGCAGTTTGCTGAACGGTTATTCGACACCGAATCAGCTCGAGCTGTGAATTTTGATGATCGAAGCATGCCATCAGTTAGCAGTGAGAAAGTTGTCATGGGGAGAAAGCTTAATGAAGATATATTTACAAATGATTCTTCATTCTGTTTATCTATGTCTCATACACTAGAAGATCCTAGATCTGGGTTAAACCTTGGTGGGATTAGGAAGGTAAAAGTCAGCGAGGTTAAGGATTCGGAGAATATCATGTCTGCATCAATGGGATATGTGTTTAATGGGGTTGATAATACCTCTGTGTCAAATGATCATGCATACAACAAGGTGGAAGATGGTATTATGCCGATGGGTTCTTCTTATAACAAAGGGGATCCTATTGGTGACACCTATGAAAGGGAGAATAATGTTTTCATGTCTATGGGACAATCCTATAACAAAAGTGAGGATAATAATGCACTTGCAATGAGCAATACCTTCAATAAGGGTGAAAACACTTTCATATCCATGGGTCAAACATACATGACAGATGATAGTTCTGTAACTGTGTGTCAGACCTATGGTAAAGGAGATGACAGTACCATATCTATCAGTCAAAGCTACAAGATGGGTGACAACTATAATTTGTCAATTGGTCAGTCCTATAGTAGGGGTGAGAGTACTATTATATCATTTGGTGGctctaatgatgatgatgatacaaATCCGCCAGGAAGGATTGTATCAGGCTATAATTTATTGATGGGTCAGTCTTCTGTCCAAAGATCCAATGCTTCTAGTGAAAAAGCGTCTATATCCAATAATATTATTGCCTCTGGAGCTGAAGTTCCTAGGAAGAAAGATGAGCAGAAAACATCCAAAAAACTTACTTCAAATAACTTCCCATCAAATGTTAGAAGTTTGCTGTCAACTGGTATGCTTGATGGAGTTCCCGTTAAATATATTGCATGGTCACAGGAG AAGGAGCTCCACGGTGTTATAAAGAGTTCGGGATATCAATGTGGCTGTCAGACATGCAATTTTTCTAAG GTGATCAATGCATATGAATTTGAGCGGCATGCTGGTTGCAAAACAAAGCATCCAAATAATCACATATACTTTGAGAATGGGAAGACCATTTATGGGATTGTCCAAGAGCTTAGAAGCACACCTCAGAATATGTTGTTCGATGTTATTCAGACAATAACCGGCTCGCCTATTAACCAGAAGTGCTTCCGGATTTGGAAAGGTGAT ATTCGTTTTTAG
- the LOC107893783 gene encoding uncharacterized protein isoform X3 → MSFQNQGIWMTKGAGCLNDGEMVYDTSSRIEPKRSHQWFMDGSETDIFPNKKQAVGVSTTNFFSGILNSNLSPWGNASGFHSISGQFAERLFDTESARAVNFDDRSMPSVSSEKVVMGRKLNEDIFTNDSSFCLSMSHTLEDPRSGLNLGGIRKVKVSEVKDSENIMSASMGYVFNGVDNTSVSNDHAYNKVEDGIMPMGSSYNKGDPIGDTYERENNVFMSMGQSYNKSEDNNALAMSNTFNKGENTFISMGQTYMTDDSSVTVCQTYGKGDDSTISISQSYKMGDNYNLSIGQSYSRGESTIISFGGSNDDDDTNPPGRIVSGYNLLMGQSSVQRSNASSEKASISNNIIASGAEVPRKKDEQKTSKKLTSNNFPSNVRSLLSTGMLDGVPVKYIAWSQEKELHGVIKSSGYQCGCQTCNFSKSFYVLIGDQCI, encoded by the exons atg TCTTTCCAGAATCAAGGCATTTGGATGACGAAAGGAGCTGGGTGTTTAAACGATGGTGAGATGGTGTATGATACTTCATCTAGAATTGAGCCCAAGCGTTCTCATCAATGGTTTATGGATGGTTCCGAGACAGATATATTTCCTAACAAGAAGCAGGCGGTTGGAGTTTCAACTACCAACTTTTTTTCTGGAATCTTGAATTCAAACCTGTCTCCATGGGGAAATGCATCTGGTTTTCATTCAATCTCGGGGCAGTTTGCTGAACGGTTATTCGACACCGAATCAGCTCGAGCTGTGAATTTTGATGATCGAAGCATGCCATCAGTTAGCAGTGAGAAAGTTGTCATGGGGAGAAAGCTTAATGAAGATATATTTACAAATGATTCTTCATTCTGTTTATCTATGTCTCATACACTAGAAGATCCTAGATCTGGGTTAAACCTTGGTGGGATTAGGAAGGTAAAAGTCAGCGAGGTTAAGGATTCGGAGAATATCATGTCTGCATCAATGGGATATGTGTTTAATGGGGTTGATAATACCTCTGTGTCAAATGATCATGCATACAACAAGGTGGAAGATGGTATTATGCCGATGGGTTCTTCTTATAACAAAGGGGATCCTATTGGTGACACCTATGAAAGGGAGAATAATGTTTTCATGTCTATGGGACAATCCTATAACAAAAGTGAGGATAATAATGCACTTGCAATGAGCAATACCTTCAATAAGGGTGAAAACACTTTCATATCCATGGGTCAAACATACATGACAGATGATAGTTCTGTAACTGTGTGTCAGACCTATGGTAAAGGAGATGACAGTACCATATCTATCAGTCAAAGCTACAAGATGGGTGACAACTATAATTTGTCAATTGGTCAGTCCTATAGTAGGGGTGAGAGTACTATTATATCATTTGGTGGctctaatgatgatgatgatacaaATCCGCCAGGAAGGATTGTATCAGGCTATAATTTATTGATGGGTCAGTCTTCTGTCCAAAGATCCAATGCTTCTAGTGAAAAAGCGTCTATATCCAATAATATTATTGCCTCTGGAGCTGAAGTTCCTAGGAAGAAAGATGAGCAGAAAACATCCAAAAAACTTACTTCAAATAACTTCCCATCAAATGTTAGAAGTTTGCTGTCAACTGGTATGCTTGATGGAGTTCCCGTTAAATATATTGCATGGTCACAGGAG AAGGAGCTCCACGGTGTTATAAAGAGTTCGGGATATCAATGTGGCTGTCAGACATGCAATTTTTCTAAG AGTTTCTACGTTCTCATAGGTGATCAATGCATATGA